GCCAACGATGACCTGGGCAGCGCCAACAGTGAACTCGCGCAGCTCAACAAGGAAATGGAACAATTCCTGGCCGTGTTAACCCACGACATGCGCACCCCCCTGACCAGTATTAAAGGCTGCCAGCATCTTGCGTGACCGCGAACTGGAACGAGAACAGCAGACGCACATCGCCAAAGTCATCTTACGCAGCCAGGACACACTGCTAGACATTGTTAACAACCTGCTAGAAATCGGTAAATTACAATCTGGTACACCTGTGTTGCTAGAACGCTCCAGCTTCGATCTGGCTTTGCTTGTCAAGGGAGTCACCGAAGCTCTGGAAACACAGGCGCTAGAAAGGAACATCTCTCTCAACGACGAATCCGTCCCATCACCCGCCGAGATAACCGGCGACGAGAAGAAAATTCAGCGCATCGTCTCTAACCTGATTTCCAATGCCATCAAATACACACCGGAGGGGGGGCAAGTCTATATTGACACCCACGTAAGCGGCCAATACGCCGTATTAGCCATACGCGACACAGGGTATGGCATTCCAACCGACGAACTTCCCTTCATTTTTGACCGCTACAGCCGGGTAAAGAAACATCAGTCCATTGCCATTGGAACCGGATTAGGGCTGGCTATTGTCAAGAGTTTAGTAGAAGCCCACCAGGGCGAAATTACCGTAGAAAGCGAGGAAGGTGTAGGCAGCACCTTTACCGTTCGTTTGCCCGTCCAGGCCATGCCTGCCAAACGCCCCACGCAGATCACAAAATAGTCTTCCGCAACAAGATTGGACCAATCTTGGAGATTGGTCCAATCCATGCCACGCATTACGCACTATAAAGCCAAATCTTTGGCGGCCACCAGCACGGCCGTATGCTCAATAAACGCTTTCACCGACATCGCGCCATGGTCCACATTGTCACGGGTCCGCACGGCTACCTGC
This DNA window, taken from Candidatus Leptovillus gracilis, encodes the following:
- a CDS encoding HAMP domain-containing histidine kinase codes for the protein MRDRELEREQQTHIAKVILRSQDTLLDIVNNLLEIGKLQSGTPVLLERSSFDLALLVKGVTEALETQALERNISLNDESVPSPAEITGDEKKIQRIVSNLISNAIKYTPEGGQVYIDTHVSGQYAVLAIRDTGYGIPTDELPFIFDRYSRVKKHQSIAIGTGLGLAIVKSLVEAHQGEITVESEEGVGSTFTVRLPVQAMPAKRPTQITK